A genomic region of Gemmata massiliana contains the following coding sequences:
- a CDS encoding SixA phosphatase family protein, which yields MLLYLIRHAEAVELGTPGAARDFDRALTPHGHAQSLAIAEAFARLRLTVDAVAASPLVRAHQTAVDLLNVWQPGTRPVTHDALSPDRLKPGKLSEFLADVPGDRVAAVGHMPDLGAYAEWLLGAADGSIQFAKGAAACIEFKSDPAKGSGKLHWIITPEWFM from the coding sequence ATGCTTTTATATTTAATTCGGCACGCCGAGGCCGTAGAACTCGGAACGCCCGGTGCGGCCCGGGACTTCGATCGCGCCTTAACGCCCCACGGTCACGCCCAATCGCTCGCGATCGCGGAAGCGTTCGCCCGGCTGCGACTTACCGTCGACGCGGTCGCCGCCAGCCCACTCGTTCGCGCACACCAGACCGCGGTGGACCTGCTGAACGTGTGGCAGCCCGGCACGCGGCCCGTCACGCACGACGCGCTCAGCCCGGACCGACTCAAGCCCGGTAAACTTTCCGAATTTTTGGCCGACGTCCCCGGTGATCGGGTCGCCGCGGTGGGGCATATGCCGGACCTCGGCGCCTACGCCGAATGGCTCTTGGGCGCGGCCGACGGGAGCATCCAGTTCGCAAAAGGCGCCGCCGCGTGCATCGAGTTCAAGAGCGATCCCGCGAAGGGCAGCGGGAAGCTCCATTGGATCATCACGCCGGAATGGTTTATGTGA